The following coding sequences are from one Panicum hallii strain FIL2 chromosome 5, PHallii_v3.1, whole genome shotgun sequence window:
- the LOC112895498 gene encoding GDSL esterase/lipase At1g33811-like, with protein MHVAVSRSRSRGGRSPEIMGYDGRRLALAVAVAAAAAACWAAETRGVAAWGAPQPAAPCMYIFGDSLVDNGNNNNILSLARANYRPYGIDFREGPPGRFTNGRTMVDFLSDMLGLRPPLVPPYAAARPADLPRGANFASGASGILAETGNNLGGHYPLSEQVEHFRAAVGAMGNASAFRGNATRLAEHLGRCIFFVGMGSNDYLNNYFMPDYYDTARRYSPRDYAALLLQGYTAQLAALYGLGARKFVIAGVGQIGCIPYELARMNSDSQPSGPDTPSSVASEDIAISIGIGGGGGFGGGGGGGFGGGGGGGRSSPASSNTSGGGGGSGSGSSNANPTPPPDAAGACNETINSAVAIYNRGLLAMVKRLNSRGGAQPQQLRGARFVFLDTVQSGKDLAANAAAHGFTVLDRGCCGVGRNNGQITCLPLQRPCDDRSAYMFWDAFHPTEAANRIYAARAFGSNNTAEVYPINVSQLAAL; from the exons ATGCACGTAGCAGTCTCGAGATCGAGGTCGCGCGGTGGCCGGTCGCCGGAGATAATGGGCTACGACGGTAGGAGGCTCGCGCTAGCggtggcagtggcggcggcggcggcggcgtgctggGCGGCGGAGACGAGGGGCGTGGCCGCGTGGGGCGCGCCGCAGCCGGCGGCGCCGTGCATGTACATCTTCGGGGACTCGCTGGTGGACAacggcaacaacaacaacatccTGAGCCTGGCGCGCGCCAACTACCGCCCCTACGGCATCGACTTCCGCGAGGGCCCGCCCGGCCGCTTCACCAACGGCCGCACCATGGTCGACTTCCTCTCCGACATGctcggcctccgcccgccgctcgtCCCGCCCTACGCCGCGGCGCGCCCCGCCGACCTCCCCCGCGGCGCCAACTTCGCCTCGGGAGCATCCGGCATCCTCGCCGAGACAGGAAACAACCTG GGTGGGCACTACCCGTTGTCGGAGCAGGTGGAGCACTTCCGCGCGGCGGTGGGCGCCATGGGGAACGCGTCGGCGTTCCGCGGCAACGCCACGAGGCTGGCGGAGCACCTGGGCCGGTGCATCTTCTTCGTCGGCATGGGCAGCAACGACTACCTCAACAACTACTTCATGCCCGACTACTACGACACCGCGCGGCGGTACAGCCCGCGGGACTACGCCGCGCTCCTCCTCCAGGGCTACACCGCCCAGCTCGCCGCGCTCTACGGCCTCGGCGCCCGCAAGTTCGTCATCGCCGGCGTCGGCCAGATCGGGTGCATCCCCTACGAGCTCGCCAGGATGAACAGCGACAGCCAACCTTCCGGGCCCGACACCCCCTCCTCCGTTGCAAGTGAGGACATCGCTATATCCATtggcatcggcggcggcggcggttttggaggcggcggcggtggcggttttggcggtggcggcggtggcgggaggTCATCGCCAGCGTCGTCAAacacgagcggcggcggcggcggcagcggcagcggcagcagcaacGCGAAcccgacgccgccgcccgacGCCGCCGGCGCGTGCAACGAGACGATCAACAGCGCGGTCGCCATCTACAACCGGGGCCTGCTGGCGATGGTGAAGCGCCTCAACAGCCGCGGCGGGGCGCAGCCGCAGCAGCTGCGCGGGGCGCGGTTCGTCTTCCTGGACACCGTGCAGAGCGGCAAGGACCTCGCCGCCAACGCCGCCGCGCACGGGTTCACGGTGCTGGACCGCGGGTGCTGCGGCGTGGGCCGGAACAACGGCCAGATCACGTGCCTGCCCCTGCAGCGGCCCTGCGACGACCGGAGCGCCTACATGTTCTGGGACGCCTTCCACCCAACGGAGGCGGCCAACAGGATCTACGCCGCCAGGGCCTTCGGCTCCAACAACACCGCCGAGGTTTACCCCATCAACGTCAGCCAGCTCGCCGCCCTATGA
- the LOC112893947 gene encoding RAP domain-containing protein, chloroplastic, which yields MEAAIPLGLALPRSSTGICSFSVLLKSSPKPSLGCFGRVPGKPALFPPRAVSEDRADATPQWQLDFLGAGAGSPDPPEEEEEEGEELLPVEATDWCVRARRSALRSIEARGLAPSLQRMVSTPKKKKKKTAKKKDLKKAAAELKRRKKQLDAALEDEDGDEGEDEDDDVVDDLRDMDDLELRVAQFADGMFDEKRQRNREAFVQTLSRFSAAPSNRSKEVSLNRSIVQAQTADEVLGLAAEVIADVAKGLSPSPLTPLNIATALHRIAKNMEAVSMMQTHRLAFARQRDMSMLVGLAMVALPECSPQGVSNIAWALSKIGGDLLYLSEMGRIADVAITKVQEFNAQNVANIAGAFASMRQSAPGLFSALAQRAAQILQTFKEQELAQFLWGCASLNECPYPLLDALDAAFQNYARFQCHVSDVTSSMHQEMDRPLNFSRDQTGNIAWSYAVIGQMDRPFFLHIWRTLSQFEEQRVSDQYREDMMFASQVYLANQSLKLEYPNLGLCLRSDLEEKITRAGKSKRFNQKTTSSFQKEVGRLLYSTGHEWVREYAIDGYTVDAVLVDEKLAFEIDGPTHFSRNLGTPLGHTAFKRRYIAALGWKLVPLSLQEWDELQGEFEQLEYLRRILDIEAE from the exons ATGGAAGCTGCAATCCCCCTCGGCCTGGCCCTCCCCCGGAGCAGCACCGGCATCTGCAGCTTTTCCGTGCTGCTCAAGTCCTCCCCCAAGCCCAGCCTCGGCTGCTTCGGCAGGGTCCCCGGAAAGCCCGCGCTTTTCCCGCCCCGCGCCGTCTCCGAGGACCGCGCCGACGCCACGCCGCAGTGGCAGCTCGACTTTCtgggggcgggcgcggggagCCCCGACCcgcccgaggaggaggaggaggagggagaggagctTCTCCCCGTCGAGGCCACCGACTGGTGCGTCCGCGCGCGCCGCTCCGCGCTGCGCTCCATCGAGGCGCGGGGCCTCGCGCCCTCGCTGCAGCGGATGGTGTCCACgcccaagaagaagaagaagaagaccgcCAAGAAGAAAGACCTCAAGAAGGCGGCCGCCGAGCtcaagcgccgcaagaagcaGCTGGATGCTGCCTTGGAAGATGAAGATGGAGACGAAGGCGAGGACGAAGACGACGACGTCGTTGACGATTTGCGGGACATGGACGACCTGGAGCTCCGGGTCGCGCAGTTCGCGGACGGCATGTTCGACGAAAAGCGCCAGAGGAACAGGGAGGCGTTCGTCCAGACGCTGTCCAGGTTCTCGGCCGCGCCGTCCAACCGGAGCAAGGAGGTGTCTTTGAACCGCTCCATCGTCCAGGCGCAGACCGCCGACGAGGTGCTGGGCCTCGCGGCGGAGGTGATCGCCGACGTCGCCAAGGGTCTCAGCCCCTCGCCGCTCACGCCGCTCAACATCGCCACCGCGCTTCACCGCATTGCCAAGAACATGGAAGCAGTGTCCATGATGCAGACTCACCGCCTCGCCTTTGCGCGTCAGAGGGACATGTCCATGCTCGTGGGTCTGGCCATGGTGGCCCTGCCAGAGTGCTCGCCACAAGGTGTCTCCAACATCGCCTGGGCCTTGTCCAAGATTGGCGGTGACCTGCTCTACCTGTCGGAGATGGGTAGGATCGCTGATGTTGCCATCACCAAGGTTCAAGAGTTCAACGCACAGAATGTTGCCAACATTGCCGGAGCATTTGCTTCCATGCGCCAATCAGCACCAGGGCTTTTCTCAGCTCTGGCCCAGAGAGCAGCACAGATACTGCAAACCTTCAAGGAGCAAGAGCTTGCTCAATTCTTGTGGGGATGTGCTTCTTTGAATGAGTGTCCCTATCCTTTGCTTGACGCACTAGATGCTGCTTTCCAGAATTATGCCAGGTTCCAATGCCATGTATCTGATGTAACATCAAGCATGCATCAAGAAATGGACCGTCCTCTGAACTTCAGCCGAGATCAGACTGGGAATATTGCTTGGTCCTATGCTGTAATTGGCCAAATGGACCGTCCATTCTTTTTACATATCTGGAGAACTCTGAGTCAATTCGAAGAGCAACGGGTCTCCGATCAGTATAGAGAAGACATGATGTTTGCTTCACAAGTTTATCTTGCAAACCAGTCCTTGAAGCTTGAATACCCAAATCTTGGATTGTGCTTAAGGAGTGATCTTGAGGAGAAAATAACAAGAGCTGGAAAGAGCAAAAGGTTCAATCAGAAGACAACATCTTCATTTCAAAAGGAGGTTGGGCGTCTTCTCTACAGTACAGGGCATGAGTGGGTTAGAGAATATGCAATCGATGGTTACACTGTTGATGCGGTGTTAGTTGATGAGAAGCTTGCATTTGAGATAGATGGGCCGACACACTTCTCCAGGAATTTGG GTACACCTTTAGGCCACACAGCATTTAAACGTCGCTACATTGCTGCTTTAGGGTGGAAATTAGTTCCCTTGTCTCTTCAAGAG TGGGACGAGCTCCAAGGTGAGTTCGAGCAATTGGAATATTTGAGGAGAATATTAGACATAGAGGCTGAATAA
- the LOC112893948 gene encoding probable uridine nucleosidase 2 isoform X1, whose protein sequence is MAILVALRSPELEVLGLTTTFGNVRTAVATRNALHLLETVGRTDIPVAEGSHVALKKDTKLRIASCCHGSDGLGNQGLPPATATKPVDQPAAAFLVEQANLYPGQVTVVALGPLTNLALALELDPSFPKKVGQVVVLGGAYSVNGNVNPAAESNMFGDPDAADRIFTCGADVLAVGINVTNQVILSDADREKLQQSDSKYARYLCKPLAHYFDYHREVYFTEGVYLHDPTALLAAVNPSLMTLAEGAVRVQTAGITKGLTLFRSNDKRYVEMTAWTGMPTVMVAVAVDAPAVVELMMQRLMSDDY, encoded by the exons ATGGCCATCCTGGTGGCGCTGCGGTCGCCGGAGCTGGAGGTGCTGGGCCTCACCACCACCTTCGGCAACGTCCGCACCGCCGTCGCCACGCGCAACGCGCTCCACCTG CTGGAGACTGTTGGAAGAACCGACATCCCCGTGGCGGAGGGATCCCATGTAGCACTCAAG AAGGACACCAAGCTGAGGATCGCAAGCTGTTGCCACGGTTCAGACGGCCTGGGAAACCAGGGCCTCCCTCCGGCGACCGCGACGAAGCCAGTGGACCAGCCGGCGGCGGCCTTCCTCGTCGAGCAGGCGAACCTGTACCCTGGGCAGGTCACCGTCGTCGCCCTCGGCCCTCTCACTAACCTCGCTCTG GCTCTGGAGCTCGACCCTTCGTTCCCCAAGAAGGTCGGGCAGGTCGTTGTTCTTGGCGGCGCGTACTCAGTGAACGGGAACGTCAACCCTGCAGCCGAGTCGAAT ATGTTTGGGGATCCTGATGCGGCGGATAGAATTTTCACCTGCGGTGCCGATGTTCTGGCCGTGGGAATCAACGTAACGAATCAAGTGATCCTCTCTG ATGCTGACAGGGAGAAGCTCCAGCAGTCTGATAGCAAATACGCTCGCTACCTGTGCAAGCCTCTGGCCCATTACTTCGATTACCACAGGGAAGTTTACTTCACAGAAG GGGTGTACCTCCATGATCCGACGGCGCTTCTTGCTGCCGTGAATCCTTCTCTCATGACTTTGGCTGAAGGTGCCGTGAGGGTGCAGACGGCTGGGATCACAAAGGGTCTTACGCTTTTCAGGAGTAACGACAAGAG GTATGTGGAAATGACTGCATGGACTGGCATGCCTACTGTGATGGTTGCTGTCGCCGTCGATGCCCCTGCCGTGGTAGAGCTGATGATGCAGAGGCTGATGTCGGATGATTATTAG
- the LOC112893948 gene encoding probable uridine nucleosidase 2 isoform X2 has protein sequence MKVRERKKKVIIDTDPGIDDAMAILVALRSPELEVLGLTTTFGNVRTAVATRNALHLLETVGRTDIPVAEGSHVALKKDTKLRIASCCHGSDGLGNQGLPPATATKPVDQPAAAFLVEQANLYPGQVTVVALGPLTNLALALELDPSFPKKVGQVVVLGGAYSVNGNVNPAAESNMFGDPDAADRIFTCGADVLAVGINVTNQVILSDADREKLQQSDSKYARYLCKPLAHYFDYHREVYFTEGVYLHDPTALLAAVNPSLMTLAEGAVRVQTAGITKGLTLFRSNDKRYVEMTAWTGMPTVMVAVAVDAPAVVELMMQRLMSDDY, from the exons ATGAAGGTCCGCGAGAGGAAAAAGAAGGTGATCATCGACACCGATCCGGGAATCG ACGACGCGATGGCCATCCTGGTGGCGCTGCGGTCGCCGGAGCTGGAGGTGCTGGGCCTCACCACCACCTTCGGCAACGTCCGCACCGCCGTCGCCACGCGCAACGCGCTCCACCTG CTGGAGACTGTTGGAAGAACCGACATCCCCGTGGCGGAGGGATCCCATGTAGCACTCAAG AAGGACACCAAGCTGAGGATCGCAAGCTGTTGCCACGGTTCAGACGGCCTGGGAAACCAGGGCCTCCCTCCGGCGACCGCGACGAAGCCAGTGGACCAGCCGGCGGCGGCCTTCCTCGTCGAGCAGGCGAACCTGTACCCTGGGCAGGTCACCGTCGTCGCCCTCGGCCCTCTCACTAACCTCGCTCTG GCTCTGGAGCTCGACCCTTCGTTCCCCAAGAAGGTCGGGCAGGTCGTTGTTCTTGGCGGCGCGTACTCAGTGAACGGGAACGTCAACCCTGCAGCCGAGTCGAAT ATGTTTGGGGATCCTGATGCGGCGGATAGAATTTTCACCTGCGGTGCCGATGTTCTGGCCGTGGGAATCAACGTAACGAATCAAGTGATCCTCTCTG ATGCTGACAGGGAGAAGCTCCAGCAGTCTGATAGCAAATACGCTCGCTACCTGTGCAAGCCTCTGGCCCATTACTTCGATTACCACAGGGAAGTTTACTTCACAGAAG GGGTGTACCTCCATGATCCGACGGCGCTTCTTGCTGCCGTGAATCCTTCTCTCATGACTTTGGCTGAAGGTGCCGTGAGGGTGCAGACGGCTGGGATCACAAAGGGTCTTACGCTTTTCAGGAGTAACGACAAGAG GTATGTGGAAATGACTGCATGGACTGGCATGCCTACTGTGATGGTTGCTGTCGCCGTCGATGCCCCTGCCGTGGTAGAGCTGATGATGCAGAGGCTGATGTCGGATGATTATTAG
- the LOC112895982 gene encoding probable uridine nucleosidase 2 isoform X1 produces the protein MAAAEGARKKVIIDTDPGIDDAMAIFVALRSPELQVLGLTTTFGNVHTALATRNALHLLEAVGRTDIPVAEGSHVTIKKASKLRIASFVHGSDGLGNQDFPAPTTKQVDQTAAAFLVEQANLYPGQVTVVALGPLTNLALAIELDPSFPKKIGQIIILGGAYSVNGNVNPAAEANIFGDPDAADIVFTCGADILAIGLNVTHQVVLTDADREKLEQCDSKYARYLCKIMGIYFDYHKDAYFIKGVYLHDPTTLIAAVNPSLMTYTEGVVRVQTVGITKGLTVFDNTKKRYGEITAWTGMPTVKVAVTVDAPAVVELMMQRLMTDD, from the exons atggcggcggcggagggggcgaGGAAGAAGGTCATCATCGACACCGACCCCGGGATCG atgACGCGATGGCCATCTTCGTGGCGCtgcgctcgccggagctccagGTGCTCGGCCTCACCACCACCTTCGGCAACGTCCACACCGCCCTCGCCACGCGCAACGCGCTCCACCTG CTGGAGGCTGTTGGGAGGACCGACATCCCCGTCGCCGAGGGATCCCATGTAACAATCAAG AAAGCCAGCAAGCTGAGGATCGCGAGCTTCGTCCACGGTTCAGACGGTCTCGGAAATCAGGACTTCCCTGCACCGACTACAAAGCAGGTAGATCAAACAGCTGCTGCCTTCCTCGTTGAGCAGGCAAATCTGTACCCCGGACAAGTTACCGTCGTCGCCCTTGGTCCGCTAACCAACCTTGCTCTG GCCATCGAGCTTGACCCTTCGTTTCCGAAGAAGATAGGACAGATAATTATTCTTGGTGGTGCGTATTCAGTCAATGGAAATGTCAACCCTGCAGCTGAGGCAAAT ATATTTGGGGATCCTGACGCGGCAGATATTGTGTTCACCTGCGGTGCTGATATTTTGGCCATCGGACTAAATGTAACACACCAAGTAGTTCTTACAG ACGCTGACCGGGAGAAGCTTGAACAGTGTGATAGCAAATACGCTCGCTACTTATGCAAGATAATGGGCATTTATTTTGATTACCACAAGGATGCTTACTTCATAAAAG GAGTGTATCTTCATGATCCGACAACGCTTATCGCTGCAGTAAATCCGTCGCTGATGACTTATACGGAAGGTGTGGTGAGGGTGCAGACGGTAGGAATCACAAAGGGCCTTACAGTTTTTGACAACACCAAGAAAAG GTACGGGGAGATCACAGCCTGGACCGGCATGCCGACCGTGAAGGTTGCGGTCACCGTCGATGCCCCCGCCGTGGTGGAGCTGATGATGCAGAGGCTGATGACAGATGATTAA
- the LOC112895982 gene encoding probable uridine nucleosidase 2 isoform X2 — MAIFVALRSPELQVLGLTTTFGNVHTALATRNALHLLEAVGRTDIPVAEGSHVTIKKASKLRIASFVHGSDGLGNQDFPAPTTKQVDQTAAAFLVEQANLYPGQVTVVALGPLTNLALAIELDPSFPKKIGQIIILGGAYSVNGNVNPAAEANIFGDPDAADIVFTCGADILAIGLNVTHQVVLTDADREKLEQCDSKYARYLCKIMGIYFDYHKDAYFIKGVYLHDPTTLIAAVNPSLMTYTEGVVRVQTVGITKGLTVFDNTKKRYGEITAWTGMPTVKVAVTVDAPAVVELMMQRLMTDD, encoded by the exons ATGGCCATCTTCGTGGCGCtgcgctcgccggagctccagGTGCTCGGCCTCACCACCACCTTCGGCAACGTCCACACCGCCCTCGCCACGCGCAACGCGCTCCACCTG CTGGAGGCTGTTGGGAGGACCGACATCCCCGTCGCCGAGGGATCCCATGTAACAATCAAG AAAGCCAGCAAGCTGAGGATCGCGAGCTTCGTCCACGGTTCAGACGGTCTCGGAAATCAGGACTTCCCTGCACCGACTACAAAGCAGGTAGATCAAACAGCTGCTGCCTTCCTCGTTGAGCAGGCAAATCTGTACCCCGGACAAGTTACCGTCGTCGCCCTTGGTCCGCTAACCAACCTTGCTCTG GCCATCGAGCTTGACCCTTCGTTTCCGAAGAAGATAGGACAGATAATTATTCTTGGTGGTGCGTATTCAGTCAATGGAAATGTCAACCCTGCAGCTGAGGCAAAT ATATTTGGGGATCCTGACGCGGCAGATATTGTGTTCACCTGCGGTGCTGATATTTTGGCCATCGGACTAAATGTAACACACCAAGTAGTTCTTACAG ACGCTGACCGGGAGAAGCTTGAACAGTGTGATAGCAAATACGCTCGCTACTTATGCAAGATAATGGGCATTTATTTTGATTACCACAAGGATGCTTACTTCATAAAAG GAGTGTATCTTCATGATCCGACAACGCTTATCGCTGCAGTAAATCCGTCGCTGATGACTTATACGGAAGGTGTGGTGAGGGTGCAGACGGTAGGAATCACAAAGGGCCTTACAGTTTTTGACAACACCAAGAAAAG GTACGGGGAGATCACAGCCTGGACCGGCATGCCGACCGTGAAGGTTGCGGTCACCGTCGATGCCCCCGCCGTGGTGGAGCTGATGATGCAGAGGCTGATGACAGATGATTAA